A genomic stretch from Rhodobacterales bacterium HKCCA1288 includes:
- a CDS encoding capsule biosynthesis protein CapA produces MQRKFLFLQGPHGPFFSELAQQLTAAGAICHRIGFNRGDQAFWQDRKTYTPYLEAPDEWRTWLATFLRETPFSDLVLYGDTRPIHATAIALAKAQKMRIHVFEEGYLRPYWVSYERGGANGNSPLMDMPMSQIEAAVIGREPDLTDIPARWGQLWHHIYYGAVYHWYVLALNRAYRQFRPHRSLSVAGEFRLYLRRMTLAPFIYLHRHFATRRLQWQGRPYHLVLLQLEHDASFRDHGPFANQRTFLQEVMAGFAKGAPLHHHLVFKAHPLEDGRSPIPRILRDLAREYDLTGRVHFIDGGKLAALLDEACSALTVNSTAAQQALWRGLPLKAYGTAVYSKPEFVSNQDTASFFENPAKPNHASYLLFRQFLMESSQIRGSFYSAAGRAQLLRRMGDLMLSEADPYQKLLAPTKTPKH; encoded by the coding sequence ATGCAGCGCAAGTTTCTTTTTCTTCAGGGGCCTCACGGGCCCTTTTTTTCGGAACTTGCGCAGCAATTGACCGCGGCGGGCGCAATATGTCATCGCATCGGGTTTAATCGCGGCGATCAGGCATTTTGGCAAGATCGCAAGACCTATACCCCCTATCTTGAAGCGCCTGATGAATGGCGGACATGGCTAGCCACGTTTTTGCGCGAGACACCCTTTAGTGATCTTGTTCTCTATGGCGACACCCGTCCAATCCATGCCACGGCCATCGCACTGGCCAAGGCACAGAAAATGCGGATCCATGTTTTTGAGGAAGGGTATCTGCGGCCCTATTGGGTCAGCTATGAACGCGGGGGGGCCAACGGAAACAGCCCGCTGATGGATATGCCGATGTCGCAAATCGAAGCAGCGGTGATCGGACGCGAACCCGACTTGACCGATATTCCTGCCCGTTGGGGGCAATTGTGGCACCACATTTACTATGGCGCAGTCTATCATTGGTATGTCTTAGCGTTGAATCGCGCCTATCGGCAGTTTCGCCCCCATCGCAGTCTAAGCGTGGCGGGGGAATTCCGCCTTTATCTGCGCCGTATGACCCTTGCGCCCTTTATCTATTTGCACCGCCATTTCGCCACCCGCCGCCTGCAATGGCAAGGACGCCCTTATCATCTGGTTCTTTTGCAACTGGAACATGATGCCAGTTTTCGAGATCACGGGCCCTTTGCCAATCAACGCACCTTTTTGCAGGAAGTGATGGCAGGTTTTGCCAAGGGCGCCCCCTTACATCATCATTTGGTGTTCAAAGCACATCCCCTCGAAGATGGACGCAGCCCGATCCCACGCATCTTGCGCGATCTAGCGCGCGAGTATGATCTCACAGGGCGTGTGCATTTCATTGATGGTGGCAAATTGGCCGCGCTTTTAGACGAGGCCTGCTCGGCCCTCACTGTGAATTCAACCGCCGCACAACAGGCGTTGTGGCGGGGTCTGCCGCTCAAGGCCTATGGAACCGCAGTCTACAGCAAACCCGAATTTGTTTCCAACCAAGACACGGCATCCTTCTTCGAGAACCCCGCAAAACCCAATCACGCAAGCTATTTGCTTTTTCGGCAATTCTTGATGGAAAGCTCGCAAATTCGTGGGTCGTTTTATTCCGCGGCAGGGCGGGCACAATTGCTGCGCCGCATGGGGGATTTGATGCTATCCGAGGCAGACCCCTATCAGAAATTACTGGCCCCCACAAAGACGCCAAAACACTAG
- a CDS encoding riboflavin synthase gives MFTGIITDIGTVTVLEPRGDLRARISTHYDTTRIDIGASISCDGVCLTVVSLGEDWFAVDISAETVSKTTISDWVEGHHINLERALRLGDEMGGHIVSGHVDGVAELIEMYDEGQSTRMRFRAPRDLAGFIAPKGSVALNGTSLTVNEVDGDVFGVNVIPHTKSVTTWGAMAVGARLNIEIDMLARYVARLQDWRG, from the coding sequence ATGTTCACTGGCATCATCACAGATATCGGAACGGTCACGGTATTAGAGCCGCGCGGGGATTTGCGTGCGCGCATTTCTACACATTATGACACGACACGCATTGATATCGGGGCTTCGATTTCCTGTGACGGCGTTTGTTTGACGGTTGTGTCATTGGGTGAGGATTGGTTCGCGGTCGATATCTCGGCCGAGACCGTGTCGAAAACCACGATTTCGGACTGGGTCGAGGGGCATCACATCAACCTTGAGCGGGCCTTGCGCTTGGGTGATGAGATGGGGGGCCATATCGTTTCGGGCCATGTGGATGGCGTGGCTGAATTGATTGAAATGTATGACGAAGGCCAATCCACCCGTATGCGATTTCGCGCACCACGCGATTTGGCCGGATTTATCGCGCCAAAAGGATCGGTCGCGCTGAATGGCACATCTTTGACCGTGAACGAAGTGGACGGCGATGTGTTCGGCGTGAATGTGATCCCCCACACGAAATCGGTCACAACATGGGGGGCAATGGCGGTGGGTGCGCGCCTGAATATCGAGATTGATATGCTCGCGCGCTATGTCGCCCGATTGCAGGATTGGAGAGGTTAA
- the nusB gene encoding transcription antitermination factor NusB, whose translation MSTPSDDTPSRETAPQNARQMKSAARLYAVQALFQMEHSGQSVDAVRREFEAHRFGAVLDGEEMAEGNIDLFTQLLEDAVARQAKIDQMTDRALVAKWPIDRIDPTLRALFRAAGAELVGSDTPPKVIITEFVDIARAFFPEGREPKFVNAVLDHIAREARPEAF comes from the coding sequence ATGAGCACCCCGTCAGATGACACCCCTAGCCGAGAGACTGCCCCACAAAATGCGCGGCAGATGAAATCGGCAGCCCGTCTATATGCGGTGCAAGCCCTCTTCCAGATGGAGCATTCTGGCCAAAGCGTGGACGCCGTGCGCCGCGAATTCGAGGCGCATCGCTTTGGTGCGGTTCTCGATGGCGAAGAAATGGCTGAGGGCAATATCGACCTTTTCACCCAGCTTCTTGAGGATGCTGTGGCGCGTCAGGCCAAGATCGACCAAATGACTGATCGCGCCTTGGTTGCAAAATGGCCGATTGACCGCATTGATCCCACCTTGCGTGCTTTGTTTCGCGCGGCTGGGGCGGAATTGGTTGGGTCTGATACACCGCCCAAGGTCATCATCACGGAATTTGTAGATATTGCGCGCGCGTTCTTTCCCGAAGGACGCGAACCAAAATTCGTGAACGCCGTGCTAGATCATATCGCCCGCGAAGCACGCCCCGAGGCGTTTTAA
- a CDS encoding MmcB family DNA repair protein, translating to MTAGQRLARGVCRHFARLGFTTLEEFCPKRGKRVDVIALGPKGEIWIIECKSGVADFRSDGKWDGYLEWCDRYFWAVDADFPTEILPEDTGLIFADDYDAEVIRMGPEVKLAPARRKKITHDLAQTAARRLARMRDPMGRY from the coding sequence ATGACCGCAGGCCAACGTCTTGCACGGGGGGTGTGTCGGCATTTCGCGCGGCTTGGTTTCACCACATTGGAGGAGTTTTGCCCCAAACGGGGCAAGCGTGTGGATGTCATCGCACTTGGGCCCAAAGGTGAAATTTGGATTATCGAGTGCAAATCAGGCGTGGCTGATTTCCGCAGTGACGGCAAATGGGATGGCTACCTCGAATGGTGTGACCGTTATTTCTGGGCGGTTGATGCCGATTTCCCAACCGAAATTCTGCCCGAGGATACTGGGCTGATCTTTGCGGATGATTACGATGCCGAAGTGATCCGCATGGGGCCAGAGGTAAAACTGGCCCCTGCGCGGCGCAAAAAGATCACGCATGATCTGGCGCAGACCGCCGCGCGGCGCTTGGCGCGGATGCGCGACCCGATGGGGCGTTATTGA
- a CDS encoding RluA family pseudouridine synthase: protein MAELRIISFEIGPEPAPRLDKALGRDVPEEAALSRSRLARLIAAGDVAINGATITDARARVVEGDQVTIRVAEASEVETRPQDIPLDICYEDDDLIVVNKPAGLVVHPAPGSPDHTLVNALLHHFGGNLSGVGGEKRPGIVHRIDKDTSGLLVIAKSDRAHHGLADQFAAHSAERHYIALCHGSPDPADPRLRGVRGTSFEDGNILKITTQLARHKTDRQRQAVLFQGGRHAVTRVKPLQNYHDALALIECRLETGRTHQIRVHLSHAGHALVGDPVYGGRRRVSEKLFGPELAGAVNQFPRQALHAASLGFAHPASGEWMRFEADLPEDMATLVTRLEATLA, encoded by the coding sequence ATGGCGGAACTCCGCATCATTAGTTTCGAGATTGGGCCAGAGCCTGCACCTCGTCTTGATAAGGCACTTGGCCGCGATGTGCCAGAAGAAGCCGCGCTCAGCCGATCCCGGCTTGCCCGGTTGATTGCGGCAGGGGATGTCGCGATCAATGGCGCAACAATCACAGATGCCCGCGCGCGTGTTGTTGAGGGCGATCAGGTCACCATTCGCGTGGCCGAGGCATCAGAGGTGGAAACCCGTCCTCAGGATATCCCGCTTGATATTTGCTACGAGGATGACGATCTGATTGTGGTGAATAAGCCCGCAGGTTTGGTTGTCCACCCCGCACCAGGCAGTCCTGACCACACGCTTGTGAATGCGCTGCTGCATCATTTTGGCGGCAATTTATCTGGGGTGGGCGGCGAAAAGCGGCCAGGCATTGTGCATCGCATCGATAAGGACACATCGGGCCTTCTGGTCATTGCGAAATCAGATCGTGCGCATCATGGGCTGGCCGACCAATTCGCCGCCCATAGTGCCGAGCGGCATTACATCGCGCTCTGCCATGGCAGCCCTGACCCCGCTGATCCCCGCCTGCGAGGTGTGCGTGGCACAAGTTTTGAGGATGGTAATATCCTAAAAATCACCACCCAATTGGCGCGCCATAAAACTGACCGTCAACGTCAAGCGGTTCTGTTCCAAGGGGGGCGTCACGCTGTGACGCGGGTCAAACCCTTGCAAAACTATCACGATGCCTTGGCCTTGATTGAATGCAGGCTAGAGACGGGTCGCACGCATCAAATTCGCGTGCATCTTTCGCATGCAGGTCATGCGCTTGTGGGGGACCCCGTCTATGGCGGGCGGCGTAGGGTTTCGGAAAAGCTGTTTGGGCCCGAGCTTGCGGGTGCCGTGAACCAATTTCCGCGTCAGGCCCTGCACGCTGCCTCGCTTGGCTTTGCACACCCTGCCAGTGGCGAATGGATGCGCTTTGAGGCGGATTTGCCCGAGGATATGGCAACCCTCGTCACTCGCCTTGAGGCAACCTTAGCTTAG
- the rpoH gene encoding RNA polymerase sigma factor RpoH — MSSYANLPAPSPEQGLNRYLQEIRKFPLLEPEQEYMLAKRWAEDQDTEAAHQLVTSHLRLAAKIAMGYRGYGLPQAEVISEANVGLMQAVKRFDPEKGFRLATYAMWWIRAAIQEYILRSWSLVKLGTTSAQKKLFFNLRKAKARIGVLEEGDLRPENVAKIATDLGVTEDEVISMNRRLSGGDASLNAVIGSDGEGATQWQDWLEDEDANQAEDYAERDEYQSRMALMQQAMEVLNEREREILAQRRLQDVPVTLEELSGKYNVSRERVRQIEVRAFEKLQKKMRELAVEGGIIPA; from the coding sequence ATGAGCAGCTATGCAAATCTTCCAGCACCTTCCCCCGAACAGGGGTTGAACCGCTATTTGCAGGAAATTCGCAAATTCCCCCTGCTTGAGCCCGAACAAGAATACATGTTGGCCAAGCGTTGGGCGGAAGATCAAGATACCGAAGCCGCCCATCAATTGGTCACATCGCATCTGCGTTTGGCGGCTAAAATTGCGATGGGGTATCGTGGGTATGGCTTGCCGCAGGCCGAGGTGATCTCTGAGGCCAATGTGGGCCTGATGCAGGCAGTCAAACGTTTTGATCCCGAAAAAGGGTTTCGTCTCGCCACCTATGCGATGTGGTGGATCCGCGCGGCGATCCAAGAATACATCCTGCGCTCTTGGAGCCTTGTAAAACTTGGTACGACATCAGCACAGAAAAAGCTGTTCTTCAATCTGCGCAAGGCGAAGGCGCGGATCGGCGTGTTGGAGGAGGGCGATTTGCGCCCCGAGAATGTCGCCAAAATCGCCACAGATTTGGGTGTGACTGAGGATGAAGTGATCTCAATGAACCGCCGCCTGTCGGGTGGGGATGCCTCGCTCAATGCGGTGATTGGCAGCGATGGCGAGGGTGCCACGCAATGGCAAGACTGGCTTGAAGATGAGGATGCTAACCAAGCCGAAGATTACGCCGAGCGGGATGAGTATCAAAGCCGTATGGCCTTGATGCAGCAGGCCATGGAAGTTTTGAATGAGCGCGAGCGTGAGATTCTCGCGCAGCGCCGCCTGCAAGATGTGCCTGTCACCCTTGAGGAGCTGTCTGGAAAATACAATGTCAGCCGCGAACGCGTGCGCCAGATCGAGGTGCGTGCCTTTGAAAAGCTGCAAAAGAAAATGCGTGAACTGGCCGTTGAAGGCGGGATCATTCCCGCCTAA
- a CDS encoding LysR family transcriptional regulator: protein MLDYAALAAFAAVLRTGSFDAAAQILGVTQSAVSQRVKALEERLGCNLVQRTRPARPTEAGQRMLRHIDDVTLMEAQLIKDLGLLAPNISAHFRIAAPSEAINGLLLRALGRAQMQNFEIVQRNSDDVLDLLRRGEVNAGITSRPLSISGVASYSLPPMEIVACASPAMVRNYPEAAILKAPRLVTAPKSSLPDIWAKAHFGNKHDAFGPARIMPSLGDCVIGAQSGLGWVAAPHDMLKGPLETGSLVQIGSGRARAEKAFYWHLQQRLEEAFTPLITALNAEPA, encoded by the coding sequence ATGTTGGATTATGCTGCGCTTGCGGCTTTTGCTGCTGTCTTGCGGACTGGGTCTTTTGACGCGGCCGCGCAAATCTTGGGCGTCACGCAATCGGCTGTGTCGCAGCGCGTCAAAGCATTGGAGGAACGGCTTGGGTGCAATTTGGTGCAACGCACCCGCCCGGCCCGCCCAACCGAAGCGGGCCAAAGGATGCTGCGCCACATTGACGATGTTACCCTTATGGAAGCTCAGCTGATCAAAGATTTAGGCCTGCTTGCGCCCAATATCAGCGCGCATTTCCGCATCGCTGCCCCAAGCGAGGCGATTAATGGCCTGCTCCTGCGGGCTTTGGGACGCGCGCAAATGCAAAATTTTGAAATCGTGCAGCGCAATTCTGACGATGTGTTGGACTTATTACGGCGCGGCGAGGTGAATGCAGGGATCACAAGCCGCCCTTTGTCGATTTCGGGTGTGGCAAGCTATAGTTTGCCCCCGATGGAAATTGTCGCCTGCGCAAGCCCTGCAATGGTGCGCAATTATCCAGAGGCTGCCATCCTAAAGGCCCCGCGTCTGGTCACCGCGCCAAAATCCTCTCTGCCCGATATTTGGGCCAAGGCACATTTTGGCAATAAGCATGACGCGTTTGGCCCTGCGCGGATCATGCCATCGCTTGGGGATTGCGTGATTGGCGCACAATCGGGGCTTGGCTGGGTCGCGGCCCCGCATGACATGCTCAAAGGCCCCCTTGAAACGGGTAGTTTGGTGCAAATAGGCAGCGGCAGAGCGCGGGCCGAAAAAGCGTTTTACTGGCATCTTCAACAGCGACTTGAAGAGGCCTTTACCCCCCTCATCACAGCCCTGAACGCAGAACCCGCCTGA
- a CDS encoding DMT family transporter produces MLLTGLCFVLVTALVKHVGSDVPPAQSAFLRYILGLGFLIPMIRPILRARLTRGDLALFSLRGALHSLGVICWFYAMTQIPIAEVTAMNYLNPVYVTVMAVLFLGERMALRRALAVLLAFVGALVILRPGFRELSMGHFAMIFTALFFAGGYLVAKIMADRVDAAVVVGMLSVTVTIGLAPFAFAVWITPTWEQIFWLFLVACFATAGHYTMTLAFAAAPLTVTQPVTFLQLVWATTMGAVVFGEAVDPYVIFGGAIIIGSISFITWREAVLNRRQITPAVPQTK; encoded by the coding sequence ATGTTGTTGACGGGCCTCTGTTTCGTTCTGGTGACGGCCTTGGTCAAACATGTTGGCAGTGATGTCCCGCCCGCACAATCCGCCTTTTTGCGCTATATTTTAGGCTTGGGTTTCTTGATCCCGATGATCCGCCCCATTTTGCGCGCGCGCCTGACGCGGGGGGATCTGGCGCTGTTTTCTTTGCGGGGCGCGTTGCACAGTTTGGGCGTGATTTGTTGGTTCTATGCGATGACGCAAATCCCAATCGCTGAAGTGACCGCGATGAACTATCTGAACCCTGTTTATGTCACTGTTATGGCAGTGCTTTTCTTGGGCGAGCGTATGGCGCTGCGCCGCGCACTTGCGGTGCTTTTGGCCTTTGTCGGGGCGCTTGTAATCTTGCGCCCGGGCTTTCGCGAATTATCGATGGGGCATTTCGCGATGATTTTCACGGCCCTGTTTTTCGCAGGCGGCTATTTGGTCGCCAAGATCATGGCAGATCGGGTTGATGCAGCAGTGGTGGTTGGGATGCTGTCGGTCACAGTGACCATCGGCCTTGCCCCCTTTGCTTTTGCGGTTTGGATCACACCCACATGGGAACAGATTTTTTGGCTGTTCCTTGTGGCCTGTTTTGCCACGGCGGGACATTACACCATGACCTTGGCCTTTGCAGCTGCACCTTTGACCGTCACGCAGCCTGTGACCTTCCTTCAACTTGTGTGGGCGACCACGATGGGGGCTGTCGTGTTTGGCGAGGCGGTTGACCCCTATGTGATTTTCGGTGGGGCGATTATCATTGGCTCGATTTCCTTTATCACATGGCGCGAAGCGGTCTTGAATCGCCGTCAAATCACGCCAGCGGTGCCGCAAACAAAGTAG
- a CDS encoding HAD hydrolase-like protein, producing the protein MSDWLQGYDAVIFGGLGTLADCAELDLAAWNAAFRIHGLDWFWSWETYASLTHEVGHRHLAAAYAALHGEDHRADALDATHQKIFAAKLAQNIHLRSGVRDVLRAAAHGGRGLGFVSRSDLMPVRALLGATARAREGISFDAVILRGDVTRHAPHPEAMQSCIRALEVPADKVLAIVDRGAAAYAAQDAGCHVVGFPSRLAEEGEFPADLPLLHILDITKLVRPGADGQGQHAAE; encoded by the coding sequence ATGTCTGACTGGTTGCAGGGCTATGATGCGGTGATTTTTGGCGGGCTTGGCACATTGGCCGATTGTGCAGAGCTTGACCTTGCCGCGTGGAACGCGGCCTTTCGGATCCATGGGTTAGATTGGTTCTGGTCATGGGAAACATATGCATCCCTGACCCATGAGGTGGGGCATCGTCATTTGGCGGCGGCCTATGCGGCGCTGCATGGTGAAGATCATCGTGCTGATGCACTTGATGCGACCCACCAGAAAATCTTTGCAGCGAAACTGGCTCAGAACATTCATTTGCGTTCGGGTGTGCGCGATGTGCTGCGCGCTGCGGCCCATGGGGGGCGGGGTCTTGGCTTTGTCTCGCGCTCGGATTTGATGCCTGTGCGCGCGCTTTTGGGGGCAACGGCCCGTGCCCGCGAAGGAATTTCCTTTGACGCTGTGATCCTGCGCGGCGATGTCACCCGCCACGCCCCTCATCCTGAGGCCATGCAAAGCTGCATCAGGGCGCTAGAGGTTCCAGCAGACAAGGTTTTGGCAATCGTTGATCGCGGTGCCGCGGCCTATGCCGCACAAGATGCGGGGTGTCATGTGGTGGGTTTTCCCAGCCGTTTGGCAGAAGAGGGCGAATTTCCTGCTGACCTGCCCTTGCTGCATATTTTGGATATTACAAAATTGGTTAGACCCGGCGCTGACGGGCAGGGCCAACACGCCGCTGAATAA
- a CDS encoding YebC/PmpR family DNA-binding transcriptional regulator, translating to MAGHSKWANIQHRKGRQDKLRSKLFSKLAKEITVAAKMGDPDPDKNPRLRLAVKEAKSSSVPKDVIERAIKKSQGGDAENYEEIRYEGYGPNGVAVIVEAMTDNRNRTASNVRSTFSKNGGNLGETGSVSFMFDRKGQVSYPASAGDADSVMMAAIEAGAEDVESSEDGHIIWCADTDLSDVSTALEDQLGESESTKLVWRPQTTTPLDLDGAQKLMKLIDALEDDDDVQTVTANFEIPDEIMDQL from the coding sequence ATGGCAGGCCATTCAAAATGGGCGAATATTCAGCATCGCAAAGGGCGGCAGGACAAGCTGCGCTCTAAGCTGTTTTCTAAGCTGGCAAAGGAAATCACCGTTGCCGCGAAGATGGGCGACCCCGATCCTGATAAAAACCCACGTTTGCGCCTTGCCGTGAAAGAAGCGAAGTCAAGCTCAGTGCCGAAAGACGTGATTGAGCGCGCGATCAAGAAATCGCAAGGCGGCGATGCGGAGAATTACGAAGAAATCCGTTACGAAGGCTATGGCCCCAATGGCGTTGCGGTCATCGTGGAAGCCATGACAGACAACCGCAATCGCACCGCATCAAATGTGCGTTCGACCTTTAGCAAGAATGGCGGGAATTTGGGCGAAACAGGGTCGGTTTCCTTTATGTTCGACCGCAAAGGTCAGGTCAGCTATCCCGCCTCAGCAGGGGATGCAGATAGCGTCATGATGGCCGCAATTGAGGCCGGGGCCGAGGATGTCGAAAGCAGCGAAGATGGTCATATCATCTGGTGCGCCGACACCGACCTGTCGGATGTTTCGACCGCCCTTGAGGATCAATTGGGGGAATCGGAAAGCACCAAATTGGTCTGGCGTCCCCAGACGACAACACCGCTTGATCTTGACGGGGCGCAGAAGCTGATGAAGCTGATTGATGCGCTTGAAGATGATGACGATGTGCAAACCGTCACAGCGAATTTTGAAATTCCTGACGAGATCATGGATCAACTGTGA
- a CDS encoding SLC13 family permease, whose translation MLDLGLTPTGEAITTLIILVGMFILFLRETYPTEVVAIGVVGLLLVTGLLPYSDGLAVLSNPAPWTIAAMFIVMGALVRTGSLDRVTRLAETTAKTHPKLAVTLLLGFAALASAFINNTPIVVIMIPIFVQVAKILKQSASKLLIPLSYAAIMGGTLTLIGTSTNLLVDGVARSQGLEPFTIFEVTPLGLVVVAWGMIYLALIGRHLLPDRASMATLLGGNRAKMKFFTEVAIPEDSALIGQNVTEVELFTRDGVRLIDVLRGDASLRRNMDGVTLQLGDRVVLRTEMAELLGMQSSKDLRTIDKLSSVETTTVEVLITPGCRMVGRSLGSMRLRRRYGVYPLAAHRRNQNIGRQLDDLVVQVGDTLLLEGDPADIQRLAADMDMVDVSTPSERPYRREKAPIALLAMAGIVVLAALNLAPILPLAVLAMAVVLIARCIDAEEAFSFVEGRLLALIFAMLAVGAALEHTGAIELLVGSLAPWLENVPPVVLIWTIYFITTLLTELVSNNAIAVIMAPIAIALGQTMGVDPRPLVVAVMIAASACFATPIGYQTNMLVYGPGGYRFTDYLKVGIPLNISLGVVVCLTIPLLWPL comes from the coding sequence ATGCTAGACTTGGGACTGACACCAACGGGTGAGGCGATTACAACCCTGATCATTTTGGTTGGGATGTTCATCCTATTCCTGCGCGAGACCTACCCGACCGAGGTGGTGGCCATTGGTGTCGTTGGCCTGCTCCTGGTCACGGGTCTTTTGCCCTATAGTGATGGCTTGGCGGTTTTGTCGAACCCCGCACCATGGACAATTGCGGCCATGTTTATTGTCATGGGGGCTTTGGTGCGAACAGGGTCGCTTGATCGGGTGACGCGTTTGGCGGAAACCACGGCCAAAACGCATCCGAAATTGGCGGTGACGCTTTTGCTTGGTTTTGCGGCTTTGGCCTCGGCCTTTATCAACAACACGCCCATTGTGGTCATCATGATCCCGATTTTCGTGCAGGTCGCGAAAATCCTCAAACAATCTGCGTCTAAACTTTTGATCCCGCTGTCCTATGCCGCAATCATGGGGGGCACGCTGACATTGATCGGCACATCAACCAATCTTTTGGTCGATGGGGTGGCGCGCAGTCAGGGATTAGAGCCTTTCACGATTTTTGAGGTAACCCCGCTTGGCCTTGTCGTGGTCGCATGGGGCATGATTTACCTTGCCTTAATCGGGCGGCATCTGTTGCCTGATCGCGCCTCTATGGCCACGCTTTTGGGTGGCAATCGGGCCAAAATGAAATTCTTTACCGAAGTGGCCATTCCAGAAGACAGTGCGCTGATCGGGCAAAATGTCACCGAGGTCGAGCTGTTTACCCGAGACGGGGTGCGTTTGATTGACGTTTTGCGCGGGGATGCCTCGCTGCGGCGCAACATGGACGGGGTCACGTTACAGTTGGGCGATCGCGTGGTTTTGCGCACCGAGATGGCCGAGCTGTTGGGGATGCAAAGCTCAAAAGACCTGCGCACGATTGATAAGCTGTCTTCGGTGGAAACCACCACTGTTGAGGTTCTGATTACACCTGGGTGCCGCATGGTGGGCCGATCCCTCGGGTCTATGCGCCTGCGGCGGCGCTATGGCGTTTATCCATTGGCAGCGCATCGGCGGAACCAAAATATCGGTCGGCAATTAGATGACTTGGTTGTGCAAGTGGGCGATACCCTGTTGTTGGAGGGCGATCCCGCCGACATCCAACGCCTTGCAGCTGACATGGACATGGTCGATGTCTCAACCCCATCCGAACGCCCCTATCGCCGCGAGAAAGCCCCAATCGCGCTGTTGGCTATGGCAGGCATCGTGGTTTTGGCCGCGCTGAATTTGGCCCCTATTTTGCCCTTGGCCGTCTTAGCCATGGCCGTGGTTCTGATTGCGCGCTGCATTGACGCCGAGGAAGCGTTCTCTTTTGTCGAAGGACGGCTTTTGGCTTTGATTTTCGCCATGCTGGCTGTTGGCGCAGCGCTTGAACACACGGGCGCCATCGAGCTTTTGGTTGGCAGTCTTGCCCCTTGGCTTGAAAATGTGCCGCCCGTGGTTCTGATTTGGACAATCTACTTCATCACAACACTTCTGACGGAACTGGTGTCCAATAACGCAATCGCCGTGATTATGGCCCCGATTGCCATCGCGCTTGGGCAAACGATGGGGGTGGATCCGCGCCCCTTGGTCGTGGCGGTGATGATTGCAGCCTCTGCCTGTTTTGCGACGCCGATTGGATACCAGACCAATATGCTTGTTTACGGGCCTGGGGGCTATCGCTTTACCGACTATCTCAAAGTGGGTATCCCTTTGAATATATCCTTAGGTGTCGTGGTCTGTTTGACCATTCCTCTGCTTTGGCCACTGTGA
- a CDS encoding TIGR00282 family metallophosphoesterase has protein sequence MKCLFLGDVMGRAGRAAITTHLPRLREDWKLDFVVVNGENATSGMGLSGGHAKDILAAGADCITLGDHAFDQKDMFGFIENEPRVIRPLNISKAAPGQGARIFTAPGGRKVLVAQALGQVFMKHPYDDPFSALDPILKSHPLGGMVQAVIVDFHAEATSEKMAMGHYCNGRASLVVGTHTHVPTADTMILSNGTAYQTDAGMCGDYDSVIGMDKAEPLRRFLTHIPKERFSPALGEATLSGVYIETDDRTGRATVARAVRVGGKLSQATA, from the coding sequence ATGAAATGCCTTTTCTTAGGAGATGTGATGGGCCGCGCGGGGCGCGCCGCCATCACCACCCATCTGCCGCGTCTGCGCGAAGACTGGAAACTTGATTTCGTTGTTGTGAATGGCGAGAACGCCACTTCGGGCATGGGACTGTCGGGTGGGCATGCGAAAGATATTCTGGCGGCTGGGGCTGATTGCATAACTTTGGGCGATCATGCGTTTGATCAAAAAGATATGTTTGGCTTTATCGAAAATGAGCCGCGCGTGATACGGCCCCTGAATATCTCGAAAGCGGCACCTGGACAGGGCGCGCGTATTTTCACAGCCCCCGGTGGGCGCAAAGTATTGGTTGCGCAGGCCTTGGGTCAGGTGTTCATGAAACACCCTTATGATGATCCCTTCTCAGCCCTTGATCCGATCCTAAAGTCGCATCCTTTGGGCGGCATGGTGCAAGCGGTCATCGTGGATTTCCACGCTGAAGCGACATCCGAGAAAATGGCCATGGGCCATTACTGCAATGGCCGCGCGAGCCTTGTTGTGGGCACCCACACCCATGTGCCGACCGCAGACACGATGATCCTGTCAAATGGCACCGCCTATCAAACAGATGCGGGGATGTGCGGCGATTATGACAGCGTGATCGGGATGGATAAGGCCGAGCCGCTGCGCCGTTTCCTGACCCACATCCCAAAAGAGCGTTTCAGCCCTGCCCTCGGTGAGGCGACCTTATCAGGGGTATACATTGAAACCGATGACCGCACAGGCCGCGCCACTGTCGCGCGCGCGGTGCGGGTCGGCGGCAAGCTGTCTCAGGCAACTGCGTGA